One window from the genome of Amaranthus tricolor cultivar Red isolate AtriRed21 chromosome 9, ASM2621246v1, whole genome shotgun sequence encodes:
- the LOC130824476 gene encoding villin-4-like gives MSVSLRDIDPAFQGAGQKAGLEIWRIENFRPVRVPNSSYGKFYTGDSYIILKTTTLKSGALRQDIHYWLGKDTSQDEAGAAAVKTVELDAALGGRAVQYREVQGHETEKFLSYFKPCIIPLEGGVTSGFKHHEAEEYKARLYVCRGKHVVHVNEVPCARSSLNHDDIFILDTESKIFQFSGSNSSIQERAKALEVVQYIKDNNHHGKCDIAAIEDGRLMADAESGEFWGFFGGFAPLPRKTASEGDKDIVPTSAKLFCVEKGHAEPEEADILTRDLLDTNKCYILDCGNEVFVWMGRNTTLDDRKSSSGAAEELLQSLDRPNTHIIRVIEGFETVVFKTKFNSWPSNAEVAVSEDGRGKVAALLKRQGVNVKGLVKAAPPKDELQIYIDCTGNLQVWRINHNKMDLLSAFEQSKFYSGDCYIFQYSYPGEDKEEHLIGTWFGKQSIEEEQISAITLASRMVETMKFTPTQARFYEGSEPIQFFAIFQSFFVFKGGLSEGFKTYIAENELPDDTYTEDGVALFRVQGSGPDNMQAIQVDLVPSSLNSSYYYILHSGSTVFSWSGNLTSSEDQELVERQLDIIKPNLQCKSLKEGAETDQFWKLLGEKTEYPSQKIARDPESDPHLFSCHFSKGVLKVAEIYNFSQDDLMTEDMFILDCHSDIFVWVGQKVDSKTKMQALTIGEKFVERDFLLEKLSPKVPIYVVMEGSEPPFFTRFFTWDSAKPAMHGNSFQRKLAVIKNGGTPAVDKPKRRTPTSYGGRSSVPDKSQGRSRSMSFSPDRVRVRGRSPAFNALAATFENANARNLSTPPSIVRKLYPKSGTPDSAKQAPKAAAIAALTASFEKTPREPVIIPRSRKVNPESPKETPSPESIPKENSMGSIREDAKEDEAEDVEGLTTYPYERLKTTSDDPVSDVDVTKRETYLSAAEFKEKFGMSKENFYKQPKWKQNKLKVALQLF, from the exons ATGTCAGTTTCCCTCAGAGATATTGATCCAGCTTTCCAGGGAGCTGGTCAAAAGGC AGGACTAGAAATATGGCGCATTGAGAATTTTCGTCCTGTACGCGTCCCAAACTCTTCTTATGGAAAATTTTATACAGGAGattcttatattattttgaaG ACAACAACTTTAAAGAGTGGTGCGTTACGTCAAGATATACATTATTGGCTTGGAAAAGATACGTCTCAA GATGAAGCTGGTGCTGCGGCTGTCAAAACCGTGGAATTGGATGCAGCTTTGGGAGGTCGTGCTGTCCAATATAGGGAAGTGCAGGGCCATGAAACTGAAAAGTTTCTTTCGTATTTCAAACCTTGTATTATACCATTGGAAGGTGGAGTTACTTCTGGATTCAAGCATCATGAAGCAGAAGAATATAAGGCACGCCTTTATGTCTGTAGAGGGAAACATGTAGTTCACGTAAACGAG GTTCCTTGTGCCCGATCCTCACTAAATCATGATGATATATTCATTTTGGACACAGAatctaaaatatttcaatttagTGGCTCCAACTCTTCCATCCAAGAGAGAGCTAAAGCATTGGAAGTTGTTCAATATATTAAAGACAACAATCACCATGGAAAATGTGATATTGCTGCCATTG AGGATGGAAGATTGATGGCTGATGCCGAATCTGGTGAATTCTGGGGTTTCTTTGGTGGGTTTGCTCCACTTCCAAGGAAAACAGCTAGTGAAGGTGATAAAGATATTGTTCCTACTTCTGCTAAGCTTTTCTG tgttgAGAAGGGACATGCAGAACCAGAAGAAGCTGACATTTTAACTAGGGATCTGCTAGATACAAATAAATGCTATATACTGGACTGTGGTAATGAAGTTTTTGTATGGATGGGAAGGAATACCACTCTTGATGACAGGAAAAGTTCAAGTGGAGCAGCCGAA GAATTGCTTCAGAGCCTTGATCGTCCAAACACTCATATAATCCGTGTCATTGAAGGATTTGAGACAGTTgtctttaaaacaaaatttaattcatgGCCTTCAAATGCTGAGGTTGCTGTATCTGAAGATGGAAGAGGCAAGGTTGCAG CTCTCCTCAAACGTCAGGGTGTTAATGTTAAGGGTCTTGTGAAAGCTGCACCTCCAAAAGATGAACTCCAAATATATATTGACTGCACAGGAAATTTGCAG GTTTGGCGCATAAACCACAACAAGATGGATCTCCTTTCTGCTTTTGAACAGTCGAAATTCTATAGTGGAGATTGCTATATTTTTCAGTATTCATACCCTGGAGAAGACAAGGAGGAGCACCTTATTGGGACATGGTTCGGAAAACAAAGCATTGAG GAGGAGCAAATTTCAGCTATAACCCTGGCTAGCAGGATGGTGGAAACTATGAAGTTCACGCCAACTCAG GCTCGGTTTTATGAAGGAAGTGAGCCAATCCAATTCTTCGCTATTTTTCAAAGCTTTTTTGTTTTCAAG GGTGGACTCAGTGAAGGATTCAAAACGTACATTGCCGAGAATGAACTTCCTGATGATACATACACAGAGGATGGTGTTGCTTTGTTTCGAGTTCAAGGCTCAGGACCTGATAATATGCAAGCTATTCAAGTAGATCTG GTTCCGTCATCGCTTAATTCTTCATACTATTACATATTGCATAGTGGCTCCACCGTGTTTTCATGGTCTGGAAATCTCACTTCATCAGAGGATCAGGAGCTTGTTGAGAGGCAGTTGGATATCATCAAG CCAAATTTGCAGTGCAAAAGTTTAAAAGAAGGAGCAGAAACTGATCAATTCTGGAAGTTGTTAGGAGAGAAAACCGAATATCCTAGCCAGAAGATTGCTAGAGATCCTGAAAGCGATCCTCACTTATTCTCATGCCACTTCTCTAAAG GAGTGTTGAAG GTGGCGGAAATATACAACTTCTCTCAGGATGATCTAATGACTGAGGATATGTTTATATTGGATTGTCACTCGGATATATTTGTGTGGGTCGGACAAAAAGTTGATTCCAAGACCAAAATGCAAGCTTTGACTATTGGGGAG AAATTTGTGGAACGAGATTTTCTTCTTGAAAAGCTCTCGCCTAAAGTGCCCATCTATGTTGTCATGGAAGGGAGTGAACCTCCGTTCTTCACTCGCTTTTTTACGTGGGACTCAGCAAAACCTGCT ATGCATGGAAACTCTTTTCAGAGAAAATTAGCTGTAATAAAGAATGGAGGGACGCCGGCTGTAGAT AAACCGAAGAGGAGGACCCCCACATCATATGGGGGGAGGTCTAGTGTCCCCGACAAATCACAGGGTCGTTCGAGGAGTATGTCCTTCAGCCCAGATCGTGTTCGAGTCAGAGGAAGGTCTCCTGCTTTTAACGCACTTGCCGCTACTTTTGAGAATGCAAACGCGAGGAATCTTTCAACACCACCTTCGATTGTTAGGAAGCTTTATCCAAAATCAGGCACTCCTGATTCTGCTAAGCAAGCTCCAAAAGCTGCTGCGATTGCAGCACTTACAGCATCATTTGAGAAAACTCCGCGAGAACCTGTTATTATACCTCGCTCTCGTAAAG TGAATCCAGAATCTCCTAAAGAAACACCATCTCCGGAGTCAATTCCCAAAGAGAATTCCATGGGTAGCATACGAGAGGATGCCAAGGAAGATGAGGCCGAAGATGTAGAGGGACTTACGACATATCCATATGAACGCTTGAAGACAACATCAGATGATCCTGTTTCTGACGTTGATGTCACTAAGCGGGAG ACTTATCTCTCTGCAGCAGAGTTCAAAGAAAAATTCGGGATGTCAAAGGAAAATTTCTATAAGCAACCCAAGTGGAAACAGAATAAGCTTAAAGTGGCGCTTCAATTATTTTGA